A genomic region of Caenorhabditis elegans chromosome V contains the following coding sequences:
- the K10G4.10 gene encoding F-box domain-containing protein (Partially confirmed by transcript evidence) — translation MLPFLDKPTRAENSKIIIPYRKVKKLTRGWNVLKFSLVSESENDDIQLKVKFVTPSLKNTNSMMKTFNAMMKITKKRMESVQNSPSFGKQLENRVRMFFGLTTPPNALWSDVPIKILATISDYLKTKDRMNHRKVSRSLQDFVDYQGSGINSLEISYRQNKVCLTIDNKRIEYREQEKRCIVSYQDQAIVIVKESPENMMLNDVAVLLQSSNVQLDRFSLTIDKWGIGNEIEIAPIEKILKSIKHLRAKSVHFQFVNVENTTSLLQHFKAGFLESMLLGLPDIHCSV, via the exons ATGTTACCCTTCTTGGACAAACCAACACGTGcagagaattcaaaaat CATTATTCCATAtcgaaaagtaaaaaaattgacacGTGGCTGGAATGTGCTCAAATTCTCACTTGTATCAGAAAGTGAGAACGACGATAT ACAGCTAAAGGTCAAGTTCGTCACACCTTCTTTGAAAAACACCAATTCTATGATGAAAACGTTCAACGCGATGatgaaaataacaaagaaaC GAATGGAGTCAGTTCAAAATAGTCCATCTTTTGGAAAGCAACTGGAAAATCGGGTTCGAATGTTTTTTGGCCTCACAACTCC TCCAAACGCTTTGTGGTCAGATGTGCCTATCAAAATACTTGCAACAATTTCAGACTATCTCAAGACAAAAGACCG AATGAATCATCGTAAAGTATCTCGGAGTTTGCAAGATTTTGTTGACTATCAAGGATCTGGCATAAATAGTCTCGAAATCAGCTACAGACAAAATAAAGTTTGTTTGACAATTGATAACAAACGTATAGAGTATAGAGAACAAGAAAAACGTTGCATAGTATCATACCAGGATCAAGCAATAGTTATAGTAAAGGAGAGTCCAGAGAATATGATGCTCAACGACGTAGCCGTTCTGTTACAAAGCTCAAACGTTCAGCTGGACAGATTTAGTTTGACTATAGACAAATGGGGAATTGGTAACGAGATAGAAATTGCCccaattgagaaaattttgaaatcgataaaacatCTGCGCGCCAAAAGTGTACACTTTCAATTTGTCAACGTCGAGAATACCACTTCACTTTTGCAACACTTCAAAGCTGGTTTTCTTGAGAGCATGCTTTTAGGCCTCCCTGACATACATTGTAGCGTGTAA